One Halovivax ruber XH-70 genomic region harbors:
- a CDS encoding glycosyltransferase — protein sequence MKIGFFTDSYFPEIDGVTYTIKLWREELERAGHEVHVIYPDGDYEPGEREHPVRSLPNPFYSGYRVPLYRRLSTLPELDIVHCHGPAPVGRLGRRYAKKHDVPSIYTHHTPLEEYFHQSIKVGPLATALAKLYVPIENAFLRGFDLVTASTKRIDRNVEHVPLPVGIDMDFFQPTDEDWYPDRTVIGYSGRLSMEKNVEELLRAARELPEYDFVVVGEGPRRGPLEREAPDNVELRDFLPREDLPTFLSSLDAFVTSSTGDTLGLSTLEANACGTPVAAADVAPFDQTIGTGNGERFELRDLDSMVTAIESCLAADRDTRGAVERYAIDHTLSHLEHLYESAGSATAELPTTATDRWFPDDSQRSLD from the coding sequence ATGAAGATCGGCTTCTTTACGGACAGTTACTTCCCCGAGATCGACGGCGTAACGTACACGATCAAGCTCTGGCGCGAGGAACTGGAGCGGGCGGGCCACGAGGTCCACGTGATCTACCCGGACGGCGACTACGAACCGGGCGAGCGCGAACACCCCGTCCGGTCGCTGCCCAACCCCTTCTACTCCGGGTATCGCGTCCCGCTCTACCGGCGCCTCTCGACGCTGCCGGAGCTGGACATCGTCCACTGTCACGGCCCGGCCCCGGTGGGTCGGCTCGGCCGTCGGTACGCCAAGAAACACGACGTGCCGTCGATCTACACCCACCACACGCCACTGGAGGAGTACTTCCACCAGAGCATCAAGGTCGGCCCGCTCGCGACCGCCCTCGCGAAACTGTACGTTCCGATCGAGAACGCCTTCCTGCGCGGGTTCGACCTCGTCACCGCCTCGACCAAGCGGATCGATCGCAACGTCGAACACGTCCCGCTCCCCGTCGGCATCGATATGGACTTCTTCCAGCCGACCGACGAGGACTGGTACCCCGATCGGACGGTGATCGGCTACAGCGGCCGCCTCAGCATGGAGAAGAACGTCGAGGAACTCCTCCGGGCGGCCCGCGAACTGCCCGAGTACGACTTCGTCGTCGTCGGCGAGGGGCCCCGTCGCGGCCCGCTCGAACGTGAGGCGCCCGACAACGTCGAACTGCGGGACTTCCTGCCCCGCGAGGACCTGCCGACCTTCCTGTCGTCGCTCGACGCGTTCGTCACCTCCTCGACCGGCGACACGCTCGGCCTCTCGACGCTCGAGGCGAACGCCTGCGGGACGCCGGTCGCAGCGGCGGACGTCGCTCCCTTCGATCAGACGATCGGGACGGGCAACGGCGAGCGTTTCGAACTCCGCGACCTGGACTCGATGGTCACGGCCATCGAGTCCTGTCTGGCGGCCGACCGCGACACGCGTGGGGCCGTCGAGCGCTACGCCATCGATCACACGCTCTCCCACCTCGAACACCTCTACGAGAGTGCCGGGTCGGCGACCGCCGAACTCCCGACGACGGCCACCGATCGCTGGTTCCCCGACGACTCGCAGCGTTCACTCGACTGA
- a CDS encoding sulfatase — protein MVASPQRNVLFVILDTVRKDHLGPYGADSQTTPTLTRFAEDATVFESAVAPAPWTLPVHASLFTGLYPSQHGATQERPYLDDATTLAATLSAAGYETGCFTSNAWISPYTGLTDGFDAQRSFFEVLPSDVLSGPLARTWRTIVESEPLRGVASRLVRAGATAHDYLASGDGADSKTPAVIDRTRSFVRTAERERTASDPGWFAFVNLMDAHLPYYPPAEYRDRFAPGVDPDAVCQSSKTYNAGVREIDAEEWDEIGALYDAEIAHMDAELGRLFAWLRETGRWAETTVVVAADHGELHGEHDLYGHEFALYDELVNVPLLVKHPELDQGRRDDLVELLDLYHTILDVLDVDPATVWDGLEPGAGESGGESASGSSPPALVARDTTRSLLADEYRSFDDVSRPDPGQRAVRDAPDDYAFVEYARPLIERHHLEAKASEAGISLPEDHRSGARQRAARSTVAKYVRADRIPDEGYRLDLDPAETTPVDPETDEVVAAAERALAWFEPAVGGTWDDASGPTDPDDILSDVDDRTRDRLRELGYLE, from the coding sequence ATGGTCGCCAGTCCCCAGCGGAACGTCCTCTTCGTGATCCTGGATACGGTCAGGAAGGATCACCTGGGCCCGTACGGCGCCGACAGCCAGACGACTCCCACACTCACCCGGTTCGCCGAGGACGCAACCGTCTTCGAGTCGGCCGTCGCGCCCGCACCGTGGACGCTTCCGGTCCACGCGTCGCTGTTCACCGGCCTGTACCCGAGTCAGCACGGCGCCACGCAGGAGCGGCCGTACCTCGACGACGCGACGACGCTGGCCGCGACGCTCTCGGCGGCCGGCTACGAGACGGGCTGTTTCACGTCGAACGCCTGGATCTCGCCCTATACGGGACTTACTGACGGGTTCGACGCACAGCGGTCGTTCTTCGAGGTGCTCCCGAGCGACGTCCTCTCGGGGCCGCTCGCTCGGACGTGGCGAACGATCGTCGAGTCGGAGCCCCTCCGCGGCGTCGCCTCGCGCCTCGTCAGGGCCGGGGCGACGGCCCACGACTACCTGGCGAGCGGTGACGGCGCGGACTCGAAGACGCCGGCTGTGATTGACCGGACCCGTTCGTTCGTCAGGACAGCCGAGCGAGAGCGGACGGCGAGCGACCCCGGCTGGTTCGCGTTCGTCAACCTGATGGACGCCCATCTGCCGTACTACCCACCGGCCGAGTACCGCGACCGGTTCGCGCCGGGCGTCGACCCCGACGCCGTCTGCCAGAGTTCCAAGACGTACAACGCCGGGGTGCGCGAGATCGACGCCGAGGAGTGGGACGAAATCGGCGCCCTCTACGACGCCGAGATCGCCCACATGGACGCCGAACTCGGCCGGCTCTTCGCGTGGCTCCGCGAGACCGGTCGGTGGGCGGAGACGACGGTCGTCGTCGCGGCCGATCACGGCGAACTACACGGCGAACACGACCTCTACGGCCACGAGTTCGCCCTCTACGACGAACTCGTGAACGTCCCGCTCCTGGTGAAACACCCCGAGCTCGACCAGGGCCGACGGGACGACCTCGTCGAACTGCTCGATCTGTACCACACGATCCTCGACGTGCTGGACGTCGACCCGGCGACGGTATGGGACGGGCTGGAACCGGGTGCTGGTGAATCGGGCGGTGAATCCGCTTCCGGCTCGTCGCCACCCGCTCTCGTCGCCCGCGACACGACCAGATCCCTGCTCGCCGACGAGTACCGCTCGTTCGACGACGTGTCTCGCCCTGACCCCGGTCAGCGAGCCGTTCGCGACGCTCCCGACGACTACGCCTTCGTCGAGTACGCCAGACCACTCATCGAGCGCCACCACCTCGAGGCGAAGGCGTCCGAGGCTGGTATCTCCCTCCCCGAGGACCATCGATCGGGCGCGCGCCAGCGGGCGGCGCGCAGTACCGTCGCCAAGTACGTTCGCGCCGATCGAATCCCTGACGAGGGGTACCGACTCGATCTCGACCCGGCGGAAACGACGCCGGTCGATCCGGAGACGGACGAGGTGGTCGCCGCGGCCGAACGCGCGCTCGCCTGGTTCGAACCTGCGGTCGGCGGCACCTGGGACGACGCGTCCGGACCGACCGACCCGGACGACATCCTCTCGGACGTGGACGACCGAACCCGCGACCGGTTGCGCGAGCTCGGATATCTAGAGTGA
- a CDS encoding DUF5518 domain-containing protein, translating into MTDWHAVIVGFLVMTVASIVGLAVPVFGQLTAGLLGGFVAGYMAGGGLWSGAWHGTLAGGLGAIIAGVVLALAVGIGGLALGPVGAAVGGVAGLAIVFLAIVIGFVMAIESAIAGAIGAAIA; encoded by the coding sequence ATGACAGACTGGCACGCCGTGATCGTCGGCTTCCTGGTCATGACCGTCGCGTCGATCGTCGGCCTCGCAGTGCCGGTCTTCGGCCAGCTAACCGCCGGGCTCCTCGGCGGCTTCGTCGCGGGCTACATGGCCGGGGGCGGTCTCTGGAGCGGTGCCTGGCACGGCACGCTCGCGGGCGGCCTCGGCGCTATCATCGCAGGGGTCGTGCTCGCTCTCGCCGTCGGAATCGGCGGGCTGGCACTCGGCCCAGTCGGCGCGGCCGTCGGCGGGGTCGCGGGACTGGCGATCGTCTTCCTCGCCATCGTGATCGGATTCGTGATGGCGATCGAGAGCGCCATCGCAGGGGCCATCGGTGCTGCGATCGCCTAG
- a CDS encoding NOG1 family protein: MIFEDLPTTPTSEELIDKAFSRASRAGRAQQGLEAQQSMLQTAGNIVSDNLENVVTAWPDFEYDVSPFYMELAEAILAEVTLGPESVADDEDDRNGVDGLRQALSRVSWAARQTEEIQREYQSKLRKTDVDTARKHRKQAFARLADVVEQVDVDLRAINDARNALRDLPEINPDEPTIVVAGYPNVGKSSFVNTVTRARGETASYPFTTKGVGLGHLERDHIRYQLVDTPGLLDRPPEERNEIESQAASAIEHLADCVLVFLDPSGGAGYPIEAQLELRDAIAAQFESIEVPVITVANKVDRFDPDDESLPALDADFLMSVETGENVETVLEAAIDAIDYEPELPFEG; this comes from the coding sequence ATGATTTTCGAGGACCTTCCGACGACGCCGACGTCGGAAGAGCTGATCGACAAAGCGTTTTCGCGCGCGTCACGGGCCGGGCGGGCCCAGCAGGGCCTGGAGGCCCAGCAGTCGATGCTGCAGACGGCGGGCAACATCGTCTCAGACAATCTGGAGAACGTGGTCACGGCGTGGCCGGACTTCGAGTACGACGTCTCACCGTTCTACATGGAACTCGCGGAGGCGATCCTGGCGGAGGTGACGCTCGGTCCGGAGTCCGTGGCTGACGACGAGGACGATCGGAACGGTGTTGATGGCCTGCGCCAGGCGCTCTCGCGAGTCTCGTGGGCGGCCAGGCAGACGGAGGAGATCCAGCGTGAGTACCAGTCGAAGCTGCGCAAGACCGACGTCGACACCGCGCGCAAGCACCGAAAACAGGCGTTCGCTCGCCTGGCCGACGTCGTCGAGCAGGTCGACGTCGACCTCCGGGCGATCAACGACGCGCGAAACGCGCTGCGGGACCTGCCCGAGATCAACCCCGACGAACCGACGATCGTCGTGGCGGGCTACCCCAACGTCGGCAAATCCTCGTTCGTCAACACCGTGACGCGCGCCCGCGGCGAGACGGCGAGTTACCCCTTCACCACCAAGGGTGTCGGACTGGGTCACCTCGAACGCGATCACATCCGGTACCAGCTCGTCGACACGCCTGGACTGCTCGACCGGCCACCGGAGGAGCGAAACGAGATCGAATCCCAGGCGGCGAGCGCCATCGAGCACCTCGCCGACTGCGTGCTCGTCTTCCTCGATCCCAGTGGGGGTGCCGGCTACCCGATCGAGGCTCAGCTCGAACTCCGTGACGCTATCGCCGCACAGTTCGAATCGATCGAGGTACCCGTCATCACCGTCGCGAACAAGGTCGATCGGTTCGATCCCGACGACGAGTCGCTCCCCGCCCTCGACGCGGACTTCCTGATGAGCGTCGAAACCGGCGAGAACGTCGAGACCGTGCTCGAGGCCGCCATCGACGCGATCGACTACGAACCGGAGTTACCGTTCGAGGGGTGA
- a CDS encoding ribonucleoside-diphosphate reductase subunit alpha produces MTTQTTTAAETIRSILDRARTGHEATLPDDVRDELVAAIERNLYDGASLEEIYRATTQALTARIERDPAFGHIAADVFRQRYYWEVIGERLTGFELDEAYRATFVANVERAVEAELLDDRMTDRFDLRALADYLAIERDEHFSYMAMETLSQRYFLKTASDGDHLELPQAFWMRVAMGLALEEDDPQARAMEFYDVLSNLEFTPSTPTLFHSGTTHPQLSSCYLTTVQDDLEHIFESYKHQAQLSKWSGGLGTDWTNLRASGALIESTGVESTGIVPFLRIGNDVTAAINRSGKRRGAACAYLACWHLDFPAFLDLKRNTGDERRRTPDMNTAAWIPDLFVERVENGESWTLFSPDETPELHDLSGAAFEERYREYERRAENGQLRQYERVDAEELWRDLLTRLFETGHPWITFKDPCNLRSPQDHVGTIHSSNLCTEVTLNTSADEHAVCNLGSVNLATHIADGELDREHLAATIETAMRMLDNVVDLCFYPTDQAARANSRHRPVGLGVMGFHDALMELEVPMNAEAAVEKANRWQEFVSYHAIFNSARLAAERDTYESYEGSKWDRGLLPQDTVDRLEAERGRPIPTDREETLDWSIVREHVAEHGMRNSNVMAVAPTATISTINGTTPSIQPIYSNLYVKSNMSGDFTVVNEHLVSDLKDRDLWDAEMIDRIKYHDGSVQEIDAIPSSLRERYRNAFEIDPRHQLRLTAHRQTWIDQSVSHTVFFPSTDGTLLDDVYRTAWELGLKTTYYLRTLGASQIEKSTLDMDEYGNTQHRSAPGSDGRTVGETDADDVDGGTTDDDPDGGTIDGDPDGGTTDGDTDLCTVEDPTCDACQ; encoded by the coding sequence ATGACCACACAGACGACCACTGCAGCCGAGACGATCCGTTCGATCCTCGACCGTGCGCGAACCGGTCACGAGGCCACGCTGCCGGACGACGTTCGTGACGAACTCGTCGCAGCGATCGAGCGGAACCTGTACGATGGCGCATCGCTCGAAGAGATCTACCGCGCGACCACGCAGGCACTGACGGCCAGAATCGAACGAGACCCCGCGTTCGGACACATCGCTGCCGACGTGTTCCGACAGCGGTACTACTGGGAGGTCATCGGCGAGCGCCTCACCGGGTTCGAGCTCGACGAGGCGTACCGCGCGACGTTCGTCGCGAACGTCGAGCGCGCCGTCGAGGCGGAGCTGCTCGACGACCGCATGACCGACCGATTCGACCTCCGGGCGCTGGCCGACTATCTGGCGATCGAGCGCGACGAACACTTCTCGTACATGGCGATGGAGACGCTCTCCCAGCGCTATTTCTTGAAGACGGCCTCGGACGGCGACCACCTGGAACTGCCCCAGGCGTTCTGGATGCGCGTCGCCATGGGGCTTGCCCTCGAAGAGGACGACCCGCAGGCCCGGGCGATGGAATTCTACGACGTCCTCTCGAACCTCGAGTTCACCCCGTCGACGCCCACACTCTTTCACAGCGGGACGACCCACCCCCAGCTGTCGTCGTGTTACTTGACGACCGTTCAGGACGACCTCGAACACATCTTCGAGTCGTACAAGCACCAGGCCCAGCTCTCGAAGTGGTCCGGTGGTCTCGGCACCGACTGGACCAACCTCCGAGCGTCGGGCGCACTCATCGAGAGCACTGGCGTCGAGTCCACCGGTATCGTTCCGTTTCTCCGCATCGGCAACGACGTCACCGCCGCCATCAACCGCTCGGGCAAGCGACGCGGCGCGGCCTGTGCGTACCTCGCGTGCTGGCACCTCGACTTCCCTGCATTCCTCGACCTGAAGCGAAATACCGGCGACGAGCGTCGGCGCACGCCGGACATGAACACGGCCGCCTGGATCCCCGACCTGTTCGTAGAGCGCGTCGAGAACGGCGAGTCGTGGACGCTGTTCAGCCCCGACGAAACGCCAGAGTTACACGATCTCTCCGGTGCGGCGTTCGAAGAGCGCTACCGCGAGTACGAACGCCGGGCCGAGAACGGCCAGCTCAGACAGTACGAACGCGTCGACGCCGAGGAGCTCTGGCGCGACTTGCTCACCCGGCTGTTCGAGACCGGTCACCCCTGGATCACGTTCAAAGACCCGTGCAACCTCCGGTCGCCCCAGGATCACGTGGGGACGATTCACTCCTCGAATCTCTGTACGGAGGTGACGCTGAACACGAGCGCGGACGAGCACGCCGTCTGTAACCTCGGCAGCGTCAACCTCGCCACGCATATCGCGGACGGCGAACTGGACCGCGAGCACCTGGCAGCCACCATCGAAACTGCGATGCGGATGCTCGATAACGTGGTGGATCTGTGTTTCTACCCGACCGACCAGGCGGCACGGGCGAACTCGCGACACCGGCCGGTTGGACTCGGCGTCATGGGCTTTCACGACGCCCTCATGGAACTCGAGGTGCCGATGAACGCCGAAGCGGCCGTCGAGAAAGCCAACCGCTGGCAGGAGTTCGTCTCCTACCACGCGATCTTCAATTCCGCACGCCTCGCCGCGGAACGTGACACGTACGAGTCCTACGAGGGCTCGAAGTGGGATCGCGGACTCCTCCCGCAGGACACCGTCGACCGACTCGAAGCGGAACGAGGGCGGCCGATTCCGACCGATCGCGAGGAGACGCTCGATTGGTCGATCGTGCGCGAGCACGTGGCCGAACACGGGATGCGCAACTCCAACGTGATGGCCGTCGCCCCGACCGCGACCATCTCCACGATCAACGGGACGACACCCTCCATCCAGCCGATCTACTCGAACCTCTACGTCAAATCGAACATGAGCGGTGACTTCACGGTCGTCAACGAGCACCTCGTCTCCGACCTGAAAGATCGCGACCTGTGGGACGCAGAGATGATCGATCGGATCAAGTACCACGACGGCTCCGTCCAGGAAATCGACGCGATTCCGTCCTCCCTCAGAGAACGGTATCGCAACGCGTTCGAGATCGACCCACGCCATCAACTCCGGCTCACTGCCCACCGTCAGACGTGGATCGACCAGTCGGTCTCGCACACTGTCTTCTTCCCGAGCACTGACGGGACACTGCTCGACGACGTCTACCGGACGGCGTGGGAACTCGGTCTGAAAACGACGTACTACCTCCGGACGCTCGGCGCCTCGCAGATCGAGAAGTCCACGCTGGACATGGACGAGTACGGGAACACCCAGCACCGTAGCGCACCCGGCAGTGACGGGCGGACGGTGGGTGAAACGGACGCCGACGACGTAGACGGTGGAACGACGGACGATGACCCGGACGGCGGAACGATCGATGGCGACCCGGACGGCGGAACGACCGACGGTGACACCGACCTGTGTACCGTCGAGGATCCGACGTGCGACGCCTGCCAGTGA
- a CDS encoding glycosyltransferase family 4 protein gives MLVSHYFELAEHVTGGISESVAHQRKMLDRLDVSYTTRPTLDADVMHFNLMGPRSVWYAKRARSKGIPVVANTHVTAEDFGDSFRFTNALARPLKPYLRWAYGHADALVCPSAYNQDLIDTYTDVPTTVVSNGVDTEKLEGFESLEAEYRERYDLSEPTVFLVGHVIKRKGLETFVELARARPEIDFAWFGPLDLSLKGRETTALIENAPENCTFTGFVDDIRGAFAAGDVFCFPTHEENEGIALLEAMAAGKPVVVRDIETFSWLADGEDSLKVSPDPGEPDVEAFAAAIDDLTDASRRETLGEAAAARVEPFSLAPVADSYRALYDEVTAE, from the coding sequence ATGCTGGTCAGCCACTATTTCGAACTCGCCGAGCACGTCACCGGCGGGATCAGCGAGTCGGTCGCCCACCAGCGCAAGATGCTCGATCGCCTGGACGTCTCCTACACGACCCGGCCGACGCTCGACGCCGACGTCATGCACTTCAACCTCATGGGGCCGCGGTCGGTGTGGTACGCCAAACGCGCCCGGTCGAAGGGGATCCCGGTCGTCGCGAACACGCACGTCACCGCGGAGGACTTCGGCGACAGCTTCCGTTTTACGAACGCGCTCGCCAGGCCGCTGAAGCCGTATCTCCGCTGGGCGTACGGGCACGCGGACGCGCTCGTCTGTCCGTCGGCGTACAACCAGGACCTGATCGACACGTACACGGACGTGCCGACGACCGTCGTCTCGAACGGCGTCGACACCGAGAAACTCGAGGGATTCGAGTCGCTCGAGGCCGAGTACCGCGAGCGCTACGACCTCTCGGAACCGACCGTCTTCCTCGTGGGCCACGTTATCAAGCGCAAGGGCCTGGAGACGTTCGTCGAACTGGCCCGGGCACGTCCGGAGATCGACTTCGCGTGGTTCGGTCCGCTGGACCTCTCGTTGAAGGGGCGGGAGACGACGGCCCTGATCGAGAACGCACCCGAAAACTGCACGTTCACCGGTTTCGTCGACGACATCCGCGGGGCGTTCGCGGCGGGCGACGTCTTCTGTTTCCCCACCCACGAGGAGAACGAGGGGATCGCCCTGCTGGAGGCGATGGCCGCCGGCAAACCGGTCGTCGTCCGCGACATCGAGACCTTCTCCTGGCTGGCCGACGGCGAGGACAGCCTGAAGGTCTCGCCCGACCCCGGCGAGCCGGACGTCGAGGCGTTCGCTGCGGCGATCGACGACCTCACGGACGCCTCCCGCCGAGAGACGCTCGGCGAGGCCGCCGCAGCGCGCGTCGAGCCGTTCTCGCTCGCGCCGGTCGCGGACAGCTATCGCGCACTCTACGACGAGGTGACCGCTGAATGA
- a CDS encoding SHOCT domain-containing protein: MDSDDLLKVGLVLLAVFVLFPLFFGAVFLPSLAGFGHVGMGIGGVGLLFWLAASLLPLLVLLGVGYLLYTVVTGDDEDRAIEELRAAYARGELTDEEFENRYDRLTRTDGADDDW, encoded by the coding sequence ATGGATAGCGACGATCTCCTGAAAGTCGGCCTCGTCCTGCTCGCCGTATTCGTGCTCTTTCCGCTCTTCTTCGGCGCGGTGTTCCTCCCGTCGCTGGCCGGGTTCGGCCACGTCGGGATGGGGATCGGTGGTGTCGGATTGTTGTTCTGGCTCGCTGCCAGCCTCCTCCCGCTACTCGTCCTGCTCGGCGTCGGGTACCTGTTGTACACCGTGGTGACCGGCGACGACGAGGATCGGGCCATCGAAGAACTGCGGGCCGCCTACGCACGTGGCGAACTCACGGACGAGGAGTTCGAAAACCGGTACGACCGACTCACTCGGACGGACGGCGCTGACGACGACTGGTAA
- a CDS encoding lysylphosphatidylglycerol synthase transmembrane domain-containing protein: MNGRTRATFLLAGLGAIALITILLFVVGTGRVVDALRTARPAYVALTFGLALCWLAAWGLMLRTVLGVLDVRIPVVTALFVYAGAVFANNVTPFGQAGGEPVAALIISKITESRYETGLVGIASVDVLNVVPSISLIFVGISYYATTAAIGQRLETAVTSAVVLIGGVILVIGVVWRYRERIGERLPAVLSSIAGRLGRSRVDAEAFEAELNDRLDHFFENIERIATSRWRLGAVVGLSLTGWLFQTAALVVAFAALGHSIPAYVALFVIPLANVAGAAPLPGGLGGIDLAFVALLVPTTGIAASTVTAAVLIFRGAVYWMPIVVGGISVSAFGVRSLS; the protein is encoded by the coding sequence ATGAACGGTCGGACCCGAGCGACGTTTCTCCTCGCGGGGCTCGGGGCGATTGCGCTCATCACGATTTTGCTGTTCGTCGTCGGCACCGGCCGCGTCGTCGACGCCCTCCGTACCGCCAGGCCGGCCTACGTCGCCCTGACGTTCGGGCTCGCGCTGTGCTGGCTCGCCGCCTGGGGCCTGATGCTCCGGACGGTTCTCGGCGTGTTAGACGTCCGAATCCCGGTCGTGACCGCGCTGTTCGTCTACGCCGGCGCCGTCTTCGCCAACAACGTGACGCCGTTCGGCCAGGCCGGCGGTGAACCCGTCGCCGCGCTGATCATCTCGAAGATCACCGAGTCGCGCTACGAGACCGGACTCGTCGGCATTGCGAGCGTCGACGTCCTGAACGTCGTGCCGTCGATCTCGCTCATCTTCGTCGGCATCAGCTACTACGCGACGACCGCCGCCATCGGCCAGCGCCTCGAGACGGCGGTCACCTCCGCAGTGGTGCTCATCGGTGGCGTTATCCTCGTCATCGGCGTCGTCTGGCGCTACCGGGAACGGATCGGCGAGCGACTCCCCGCCGTCCTCTCGTCGATCGCCGGCCGACTCGGCCGCTCGCGCGTCGACGCCGAGGCCTTCGAGGCGGAACTGAACGATCGACTCGATCACTTCTTCGAGAATATCGAACGCATCGCGACGAGTCGCTGGCGCCTCGGCGCCGTCGTCGGCCTCTCGCTCACCGGCTGGCTCTTCCAGACGGCCGCGCTCGTCGTCGCGTTCGCCGCCCTCGGCCACAGCATCCCGGCCTACGTCGCGCTGTTCGTCATCCCGCTCGCCAACGTCGCCGGCGCGGCGCCCCTCCCCGGCGGCCTCGGCGGGATCGACCTCGCCTTCGTCGCCCTGCTCGTCCCGACGACCGGCATCGCGGCCTCGACCGTGACCGCCGCCGTGCTCATCTTCCGGGGCGCCGTCTACTGGATGCCCATCGTCGT